From the genome of Anaerolineales bacterium:
CATCGCAACTGCGCCAAGCGGGGCGTACCCCGAAGTCAAGCCTTTGGCCATCGTCATGATGTCGGGGATGACCCCCCAGTGTTCGACGGCGAACCACTTCCCTGTGCGCCCGAAGCCGCTCATGACCTCATCGCAGATCAGCAGGATGCCGTGGCGGTCGCACAGCTCGCGCACCCCCTGAAGGTAGCCGGGCGGCGGAACCAGGACGCCGTTGGTGCCGGTGACGGTCTCGATCAGGACAGCCGCGATCGTCTCCGGGCCCTCGAGGGTAATGACCTCATCGAGGTGGCGCAGGTAATCCGCCGCCATTTGTTCTGGATCCGCCGGGCGATCGGGAGGGTGGAAGGCCGAGCGGTAGGCATAGGGGTCGAGGAAGTGGACGACGCCCGGCATCACGCCCGGCTCCCAGGCCAGGCGGCGGGGATCGCCCGTTGCGGCAATGGCACCGGCCGTCGCACCATGATAGGAGCGGTAGCGAGCCAGGATCTTGTGGCGGCCGGTGTGACCGCGGGCAAGCTTGATGGCGTGCTCGTTAGCATCGGCGCCGCCGAGGGTATACAGGAACCGGTTGAGGTCCCCCGGGGTAATCTCGGCCAGCAGCTGTCCGAGCTCGGCGCGCGGACGCGTGGCCATCCCCGGACCGGCGAACACCAGCTCCTGCGCCTGGCGGGTGATGGCATCGATCACGCGCCGATCGCCGTGCCCGATGTTGCAGCACATCACCATCGAGTTCAGGTCGAGGTAGCGCTTGCCGTCGGCGTCCCAGAAGTGCACGCCCTGGGCCCGCGTGACTGCGATCGGCTGGACGCGCCCCTGGGCGGACCAAGTCCAGAAGTTGTGCTGCAGGCTGAGGGGGAGGATCTGTGAGTCTTCTATGCCGGAGGCCATGTTCGTCTCCTGAGGGCCGTGAGCACCCCGGGTGCGTCGTCCGGGGAGCCCACTACCCGCCGGCGCTGCTCAGATAAACGCCGGTCGGGTCCAGCTCTCGCAGAATCTGCAGTTCGCGTGGTGTCGGCGGCTCAGTGGTGGCCAGCGAAGCGGCCACTTTCAGCGGCCACCCGGTGTTCTCCTGCGCTCGGGCCGGATCCACCTCGGGATGGACTGCCGTCAGCGTCAGTTCGCCGTTGTCGTCAGGCTGCAACAGGCCCAGGTCAGTGACCACGGCCGCCGGGCCGCCGCCGCGCAGGCCCAGCTTCGTGCGCGCCGGTCGGCCGTCGAGGAAGCCGGCCGAAGTACGGAAATCGCAGCGAGCGGGGAAGCGGCGTCTCTGGTGCGGCGTGATGAAATAGCAACGGTCTGCCCAGGCCGCGATCTCCATCGCCCCGCCGGAACCCGGGAGGCGAACCTTCGGATGATGGTAGTCGCCAATCACGGTGGCGTTCACGTTGCCGAATTGATCGATCTGGGCTCCGCCCATGAATCCTACCGATACGTGCCCCCGCTGCAGGTAGTAGGCGAAAACCTCGTACATCGAGCACACCGCCAATGCTCCGGACACCAGCGAGGGATCCCCGATTGAAAGCGGCAGACGATCGGGCTGAGCCCCGATCACCCCGGACTCGTAGATCATGATCAGTTCGGGGGCATGCGTGCGCCGGGCCAGGTTGCAGGCCAGGTTCGGGATTCCGACGCCGACAAACACCACATCCTGACCTCGCAGCAGGCGGGCGGCGTTGACCGTCATCAGTTCGGAAGCGGTGTACTCCATCACGGGCACCTCATGTCGGCTGACACCGGCAGTCGTCGTGGAAGGATCCTTCTCTAGTGCCTGCCGTAGTTCACGGGTTCACTCCAGCGCGGCTGAACCCGCAAGCGCGCCTGCGTCTCCGGCCCGAGCTTCTGCCAATAGCTGTCCCGGTCCGGGACGGCGTAGACCCATTCGTCGAGCCAGGCTTTGACCCGGTCCGGGTCGCTGCTCAGCCGATCCCACTCCAGATAGAACGGGTTGTCGCGGTCATAGTAGCCCTGGGTGTAGGAGGGGTGGGCGCAGTACGGAACATGACACACGGCTGTGACGACCAGACCAGAGATCAGCGTCCGATTTGGATCCGATCGGATGACCTCCGGTGAGACGATCTCTTCAGCGGTGAGGATCACCCGGCGGGAGGCGAAGGCGGCTTCCTTTTGCTCACCGATGATGCCCCACAGGTGGCAGTTGCCGTCGGCGTCAGCTCGCTGGGCGTGGATGATAGCCACATCCGGCTGCAGCGCGGGGACGATGATGACCTCACCCTCGCCGTACGGATTGGGCAGGCGGCGGAAGCTGGGATTGACCCGCTCGAGGTCGCCGGCGCCGGTCGGGTTCATCGGCATGAAGGGCACACCCGCCGCCCCGGCGGCCAGACGGACGATCAGCGAGAAGTGCGAGTACTCCTCCCACTCCAGTTTTCCCTGTTCCATCATCGATCGCACGACGCGCAGCGAGCCGACGCCGGGGTTTCCCGAATAGGAGAAGATCAGCTTACGGGCGCAGCCGGCGGCAACCATCTGGTCGTAGATCAGGTCCGGGGTCGCCCGCGCAAGGGTGAGGTCGCGCTTTCCCTGCCGGATGATTTCGTGAGCCGCGGCGAAAGGGATCAGGTGGGTGAAGCCGGCGGCGTACACGCAGTCTCCATCCCGGACATGCTCGGATATGGCCTGCTGCAAGCTGGTCAGTTTGCTCATGGGGTGCACCCGGGGAGCGACAAGGTTGACCCCTATTCTGCCCTCCTCTCTCCCGGACGGCAAGCGGCCGGCGGCCCTGGCTGTCCGGGGGCGCATGCTAGAATGCCGACGTGAACCACGCGCTCTACCTGCACATCCCCTTCTGCACCCACCGTTGCGCCTACTGCGACTTCAATACCTACGCCGGACAGGAAGCGTTGATCCCCGCCTATGTCGATGCCCTGTGCGCCGAGGCCTGGAGCGTAGCCAGGGCCTGGGAGGATCGCGGCCTCCAGGCTCCGCTCAAGATCGATACCGTGTTCTTCGGAGGCGGTACGCCTTCGCTTCTCCGTGTTGAGCAAGTCCGCCGGATCCTGGGTGTCCTACGGAATTGCTTCTGGGTGGACCCGGATGCCGAGATCACGCTGGAGGCCAACCCCGGCACCGTCACGCCGGAGGCGCTGCAAGGGCTCCGGGAGGCCGGTGTCAATCGCCTGTCGTACGGTGTCCAATCCGCCGACGGCGAGATCCTGCGTGTGCTGGAACGCTCGCACAACTTCAGACAGGCGGAGGAGGCCGTCCACCACGCCAGGTCGGCAGGATTCGACAACCTCAGCCTGGATCTGATGCTGGGTGTGATGTCTCAGTCGATGGACAGCTGGCGCACCACGCTGGAACACGCCCTCGGGCTGCGGCCGGAACACCTCTCGCTGTACATGCTGAGCGTCGAAGAAGGCACGCCACTGGCCGCCTGGGTGCGGGATGGGGTGTTGCCCTCCCCTGATCCGGACCTGGCCGCTGAGATGTACGAGCACGCCTGTGAGGTCCTGGAGGACCACGGCTACGCCCACTATGAGATTTCGAACTGGGCCCGGAGGCGCCCAAAGGCGTCTGCCGGCGACGACGAGCCTGGACTGGCCTGCCGCCACAATCTGCGCTACTGGCGGAACCTCTCGTACCTCGGACTGGGCGCCGGCGCCCACGGGAGCGCCGAGGGGTTCCGCTATGCCAATGTCCTGTCGCCACAGGCCTACATCCAGCGGCTCTCCGCGCGAGGGCGAGAGCCCTTCCCGTTCTCTGCTGCCGCTGCCTCCCGTCAACCTATCGATCGGGAGACCGAGATGCAGGAGACGATGCTGATGGGCT
Proteins encoded in this window:
- the hemW gene encoding radical SAM family heme chaperone HemW, yielding MNHALYLHIPFCTHRCAYCDFNTYAGQEALIPAYVDALCAEAWSVARAWEDRGLQAPLKIDTVFFGGGTPSLLRVEQVRRILGVLRNCFWVDPDAEITLEANPGTVTPEALQGLREAGVNRLSYGVQSADGEILRVLERSHNFRQAEEAVHHARSAGFDNLSLDLMLGVMSQSMDSWRTTLEHALGLRPEHLSLYMLSVEEGTPLAAWVRDGVLPSPDPDLAAEMYEHACEVLEDHGYAHYEISNWARRRPKASAGDDEPGLACRHNLRYWRNLSYLGLGAGAHGSAEGFRYANVLSPQAYIQRLSARGREPFPFSAAAASRQPIDRETEMQETMLMGLRLLQEGVRVTSFQSRFGQSPQQAFPEVVERWEAEGLLQADAERLRLTRRGWLLANQVFMDLV
- a CDS encoding CoA-transferase subunit beta, with protein sequence MEYTASELMTVNAARLLRGQDVVFVGVGIPNLACNLARRTHAPELIMIYESGVIGAQPDRLPLSIGDPSLVSGALAVCSMYEVFAYYLQRGHVSVGFMGGAQIDQFGNVNATVIGDYHHPKVRLPGSGGAMEIAAWADRCYFITPHQRRRFPARCDFRTSAGFLDGRPARTKLGLRGGGPAAVVTDLGLLQPDDNGELTLTAVHPEVDPARAQENTGWPLKVAASLATTEPPTPRELQILRELDPTGVYLSSAGG
- a CDS encoding CoA transferase subunit A → MSKLTSLQQAISEHVRDGDCVYAAGFTHLIPFAAAHEIIRQGKRDLTLARATPDLIYDQMVAAGCARKLIFSYSGNPGVGSLRVVRSMMEQGKLEWEEYSHFSLIVRLAAGAAGVPFMPMNPTGAGDLERVNPSFRRLPNPYGEGEVIIVPALQPDVAIIHAQRADADGNCHLWGIIGEQKEAAFASRRVILTAEEIVSPEVIRSDPNRTLISGLVVTAVCHVPYCAHPSYTQGYYDRDNPFYLEWDRLSSDPDRVKAWLDEWVYAVPDRDSYWQKLGPETQARLRVQPRWSEPVNYGRH
- a CDS encoding aminotransferase class III-fold pyridoxal phosphate-dependent enzyme, whose amino-acid sequence is MASGIEDSQILPLSLQHNFWTWSAQGRVQPIAVTRAQGVHFWDADGKRYLDLNSMVMCCNIGHGDRRVIDAITRQAQELVFAGPGMATRPRAELGQLLAEITPGDLNRFLYTLGGADANEHAIKLARGHTGRHKILARYRSYHGATAGAIAATGDPRRLAWEPGVMPGVVHFLDPYAYRSAFHPPDRPADPEQMAADYLRHLDEVITLEGPETIAAVLIETVTGTNGVLVPPPGYLQGVRELCDRHGILLICDEVMSGFGRTGKWFAVEHWGVIPDIMTMAKGLTSGYAPLGAVAMRQEIADSFRERVYQGGLTYNAHPLSMAAAIANIRVLQDDGLIDRAERMGKILARMLRDLGEAHPSIGEVRSIGLFAAIELVRDRRTREPMAPFGGSSPVMEAIRRHLLDNGVFLYVHWHTL